In the genome of Streptomyces pactum, one region contains:
- a CDS encoding rhodanese-like domain-containing protein, with translation MLHRLLREGRAPRLLDVRTPAEFRTAHIPGSYNVPLATLSEHRAELRDHLDEDVVLICRSGARAAQAGQALAGAGLPGLRVLDGGMVAWEEAGAPVNRGPERWDMERQVRLVAGSVVLASGLVGVLVPGVHLIGTAVGAGLTYAALSNTCAMGVLLSKLPYNRGPRPDIRTVIAELRSTR, from the coding sequence GTGCTGCACCGCCTCCTCCGGGAAGGGCGCGCGCCGCGCCTGCTCGACGTGCGCACCCCCGCCGAGTTCCGCACCGCGCACATACCGGGCTCGTACAACGTCCCCCTGGCCACCCTCTCCGAGCACCGGGCGGAGCTGCGCGACCACCTCGACGAGGACGTGGTCCTGATCTGCCGCTCCGGGGCGCGCGCCGCCCAGGCCGGGCAGGCCCTGGCCGGGGCCGGGCTGCCCGGGCTCCGCGTCCTGGACGGGGGCATGGTCGCCTGGGAGGAGGCCGGAGCGCCGGTGAACCGCGGCCCCGAGCGCTGGGACATGGAGCGCCAGGTGCGGCTCGTCGCCGGCTCCGTGGTGCTGGCCAGCGGCCTGGTCGGCGTCCTCGTGCCGGGCGTCCACCTGATCGGTACGGCGGTCGGCGCCGGCCTGACGTACGCGGCGCTCAGCAACACCTGTGCCATGGGCGTGCTGCTGTCGAAGCTGCCCTACAACCGCGGTCCCCGCCCGGACATCCGCACGGTGATCGCGGAGCTGCGGAGCACCCGGTGA
- a CDS encoding MBL fold metallo-hydrolase: MFFTQYYLDCLSQASYMIGDETTEQAVVVDPRRDVSEYLADARTHGLTVTGVINTHFHADFVAGHLEMADRTGAWIGYGRRARTEYPIRKLAEGERIALGDVTLEIMETPGHTPESISVLVYERADDAVPYGVLTGDALFIGDVGRPDLLASAGVTAEELGAMLHDSVQRKLMGLPDEVRVFPAHGAGSACGKNLSTEKRSTIGEQRATNYACAPMSREQFVALVTAGQSAAPGYFAYDAELNRKDRPRYDATEAPRPLTLTRFAELRAAGAVVVDARDPQEFAAGHLRGAVNVPADGRFAEQAGTVLDPASELLVMAPQNREEEIVTRLARIGFDRVAGYLRNPEDALEQLPGEVTRASRLTAAQLRAALAGDNPPVVVDLRTCGEREANGFIDGARHIPLSELPARADELPADRPLVLYCAGGHRSSIGASLLRSRGVADVSDILGGYAAWALAHGADAAAG, from the coding sequence GTGTTCTTCACCCAGTACTACCTCGACTGCCTCTCCCAGGCCTCGTACATGATCGGCGACGAGACCACGGAGCAGGCGGTGGTCGTCGATCCGCGCCGGGACGTGTCCGAGTACCTGGCCGACGCCCGCACCCACGGCCTGACGGTGACCGGCGTCATCAACACCCACTTCCACGCCGACTTCGTCGCCGGACACCTGGAGATGGCGGACCGGACCGGGGCCTGGATCGGCTACGGCCGGCGCGCCCGGACCGAGTACCCGATCCGCAAGCTCGCCGAGGGGGAGCGGATCGCCCTGGGGGACGTCACCCTGGAGATCATGGAGACGCCCGGGCACACCCCGGAGTCGATCAGCGTCCTGGTGTACGAACGGGCCGACGACGCGGTGCCGTACGGTGTGCTCACCGGCGACGCCCTCTTCATCGGCGACGTCGGCCGCCCGGACCTGCTCGCCTCCGCCGGTGTCACCGCCGAGGAACTGGGCGCGATGCTCCACGACAGCGTCCAGCGCAAGCTGATGGGCCTCCCCGACGAGGTGCGGGTCTTCCCCGCCCACGGCGCCGGCTCCGCCTGCGGCAAGAACCTCTCCACCGAGAAGCGGTCCACCATCGGCGAACAGCGCGCCACCAACTACGCCTGCGCCCCGATGAGCCGCGAGCAGTTCGTCGCGCTGGTCACCGCCGGTCAGTCCGCCGCCCCCGGCTACTTCGCCTACGACGCCGAGCTGAACCGCAAGGACCGGCCCCGCTACGACGCGACGGAGGCACCCCGGCCGCTGACGCTCACCCGGTTCGCCGAGCTGCGGGCCGCCGGAGCGGTGGTGGTGGACGCCCGCGACCCGCAGGAGTTCGCCGCCGGCCACCTGCGCGGCGCGGTGAACGTCCCCGCCGACGGGCGCTTCGCCGAGCAGGCCGGGACCGTCCTCGATCCGGCGTCCGAACTCCTGGTCATGGCGCCGCAGAACCGGGAGGAGGAGATCGTCACCCGCCTCGCCCGGATCGGCTTCGACCGTGTCGCGGGCTACCTGCGCAACCCCGAGGACGCCCTGGAGCAGCTCCCCGGCGAGGTCACCCGGGCGAGCCGGCTGACCGCCGCACAGCTCCGGGCCGCCCTCGCGGGGGACAACCCGCCCGTGGTGGTGGACCTGCGGACCTGCGGCGAGCGCGAGGCGAACGGATTCATCGACGGGGCCCGCCACATCCCGCTGAGCGAGCTGCCCGCCCGCGCGGACGAACTGCCCGCCGACCGGCCCCTCGTCCTGTACTGCGCCGGCGGTCACCGCTCCTCCATCGGGGCGAGCCTGCTGCGCAGCCGCGGCGTCGCCGACGTCTCCGACATCCTGGGCGGCTACGCCGCCTGGGCCCTGGCGCACGGGGCGGACGCCGCCGCCGGCTGA